The region CGTACTGTCGACGATCTCCCAGAACTGCGTCTCGTCCATCACCCGTACAGCTTCCCGGTTGCCGGGTGCCGGTGCACGCCCTGTCCGCCGGATGCGTCCGTGTCGTTACGCACACCCGCCGCCCGGGCGTACCGCACGGGTCAGCGCCGGCGCAGCCGCAGCCGGTAGCGGACCGTACGGCGCAGCGGGCGGAAGCCCAGGGCCGTGTTCATCGCGAGCAGGTGGCGGTTGTCGTCGGGGACGCCGGTGTGGATCTCGGCGAGGTCGGGCTGCGCGGCGGGCAGCCTGCGCAGCATCTCGGCCTTCATCCACAGGCCGAGCCCGTGGCCGCGGTGGGCGGGGACGACCGCGGTGTCGTACTGGCGGGCGCGCCGGGCGCCGTCGCCGGGCAGCAGCACGGTGGTGTAGCCGGCGACCTCGCCGTCGTCGTGCAGCGCCGCCACGCTCAGCAGCCGGTCGCCGCGCCGGGCGGCGAGTTCCGCGGTCTCGTGGACGGTGGCCGGGTCCCAGCGGGACTCGCCCGCGTCGAGGCCGGCCACCGCCGCTGACGGCGCCGGGAGCGCGCGCAGGGCGGCGACGAAGCCGTCGGTGAGGGTGTCGGGGACGGCGCCCTCCCAGGCGGTCAGGCGGTAGCCCGGGTGGGGGACCTCGGGGAGCTTGCCGATCTGCCCGGGGAGGTCGTCGAGCGCCAGCCGCTGCCAGGTCAGCCGCAGCACGGGGACGAAGTCGCGGGTCGCGAGGAAGCCCTCGCCCTGGGTGCCGGACACCGCTTCCGCGGCCAGGCTGCCGCATCCCGCGGCGGTCGCGGCCTCGGTGACGGTGGCGAGCAGCCGGGAGCCCGTACCGAGCCTGCGGTGCGCCGGGTGGACGGTCAGCTGGATCTCGGCGGGACCGCCGTCGGCGCCGGCCGGGCCGCCGGGCAGCCGCAGCAGCGCCGTCGCCACCGGGTCGTCGCCCGAGCCGCGCAGCAGCCACAGGACCACCCGCCGGCGGCTGCCGGTGGTGGTCAGCCCGGCGCGCACCGCGGCCTGCGAGGGCACCGGCTCTCCCGGCCGGTCGTGCGCGAGCGCGGCGGACTGCACTCGGTACCAGGCGCGGAGATCCTCGGCGGTGGGAGCCGTCAGCGGGCTGGGGTTGGCAGGCATCCGGGGGAACTTAACCGGTACCTGTAAGGACCCGCAATCCCTTTCGAGCCAGTAGGTTCGCCGACTCCGGGGTTTCACAGGTTTCTTGTGCTTCGTGCACCCCAACGCCGACTGCCGCCAAGGGAGATGGCACAAGCCACACCCGTGACGGCGTCAGCGTACCGGTCGCTTACCGGTCGCGTACCGGTGTTCAGAGCCCGTAGCGCTCCGCCGCCTCCTTGACCTTCGCCGTCTCGATCTCGCCGCGCCGGGCGAGCGCCGCGAGCGCCTGGACGGTCAGCGACTGCGGGTCCACCCCGAAGTACCTGCGGGCCGCGTCACGGGTGTCCGACAGGCCGAAGCCGTCCGTGCCGACCGACGTCCAGTCCTGCTCGACCCACGGCGCGATCTGGTCGGGCACCGCGCGCATCCAGTCGCTGACGGCGACCACGGGACCGGGCGCGCCCTCCAGCGCGCGCGTCACGTACGGCGTACGCTCCTCGCCGCGCAGCCGGGCCGCGTCGCATTCCAGCGCGTCGCGCCGCAGTTCCGTCCAGGACGGCGCGGACCACACGTCGGCGGCCACACCCCAGTCCTCGGCGAGCAGCCGCTGCGCGTCCAGCGCCCAGTGGATGGCGGTGCCGGAGGCCAGCAGTTGCAGCCGGGGGGCGCCGGGCGCCGGGTTGGCGGCGGCCTGGTAGCGGTAGAGGCCCTTGAGGATGCCCTCCTCGACGCCGGCCGGCATCGCGGGCTGCACCTTCGGCTCGTTGTAGACCGTCAGGTAGTAGAAGACGTCCTCGGCCTCGGGGCCGTACATCCGCCGCAGGCCCTCGCGGACGATGACCCCGACCTCGTACGCGAACGCCGGGTCGTAGGAGAGCGCCGCCGGATTGGTGGAGGCGATCAGATGCGAGTGGCCGTCCGCGTGCTGGAGGCCCTCGCCGGTCATCGTGGTGCGCCCCGCGGTCGCGCCGATCACGAACCCGCGGCCCAACTGGTCGGCCAGCGCCCAGAACTGGTCGGCGGTGCGCTGGAAGCCGAACATCGAGTAGAAGATGTAGAACGGGATCATCGGTTCGCCGTGGGTGGCGTACGCGGTGGCCGCGGCGGTGAAGTCGG is a window of Streptomyces sp. NBC_01477 DNA encoding:
- a CDS encoding GNAT family N-acetyltransferase, whose protein sequence is MPANPSPLTAPTAEDLRAWYRVQSAALAHDRPGEPVPSQAAVRAGLTTTGSRRRVVLWLLRGSGDDPVATALLRLPGGPAGADGGPAEIQLTVHPAHRRLGTGSRLLATVTEAATAAGCGSLAAEAVSGTQGEGFLATRDFVPVLRLTWQRLALDDLPGQIGKLPEVPHPGYRLTAWEGAVPDTLTDGFVAALRALPAPSAAVAGLDAGESRWDPATVHETAELAARRGDRLLSVAALHDDGEVAGYTTVLLPGDGARRARQYDTAVVPAHRGHGLGLWMKAEMLRRLPAAQPDLAEIHTGVPDDNRHLLAMNTALGFRPLRRTVRYRLRLRRR